A stretch of DNA from Besnoitia besnoiti strain Bb-Ger1 chromosome Unknown contig00054, whole genome shotgun sequence:
aactgtgtaaagatcattgtgttatggttctatcacaaaccattgagattacgaagttatggttttgggctcgtgagtgtctctcaataactagctgagtgcttgtacgataattatatcaatgcagtaccaattaaggcgtgtagcatctcctatgctccttaacatcacagctatgtcgaattatcgcacccagataactccataccagtgaaccggtttgtaactccgcttcatatcgtacctgaatggtactttttagcatattatgcggtgttaaaagtaatcccatccaaaaccggtggtttgttagtatttatgtcctctctcattaacttagctcttttatctgaaattcgagctttgaatactcgaatgttgatacgacaacattttatgactcgaaatgtagtcagtggatgggtaattatttgggtatacagtatgatcttcttgattattattggtagtgctattccacaagcgacttatatcttatatggtagattagctactatcgtata
This window harbors:
- a CDS encoding cytochrome b (encoded by transcript BESB_064210), which gives rise to MVLGSYVELSHPDNSIPVNRFVTPLHIVPEWYFLAYYAVLKVIPSKTGGLLVFMSSLINLALLSEIRALNTRMLIRQHFMTRNVVSGWVIIWVYSMIFLIIIGSAIPQATYILYGRLATIVYLTTGLVLCLY